A region of Deinococcus rubellus DNA encodes the following proteins:
- the aroQ gene encoding type II 3-dehydroquinate dehydratase gives MLLILNGPNLNRLGKREPGVYGTLTLEELERQCELWGSELSTTVTCRQSNFEGQLLEWIHDAEEHGFSGIVINPGALTHYSYALRDAIAGQNVPVVEVHISNVDAREEFRHKSVTAAVCKGKISGLGFAGYRFAMEYLIEEVGQ, from the coding sequence ATGCTCCTGATCCTCAACGGCCCCAACCTCAACCGCCTGGGCAAGCGCGAGCCGGGCGTCTACGGCACCCTCACCCTGGAAGAACTGGAACGGCAGTGCGAGCTATGGGGCAGCGAACTGAGCACCACCGTCACCTGCCGCCAGAGCAACTTCGAGGGTCAGCTTCTGGAGTGGATTCACGACGCCGAGGAGCACGGCTTTTCCGGCATCGTCATTAACCCCGGCGCACTGACCCACTACAGTTATGCCCTGCGCGACGCCATTGCCGGGCAGAATGTGCCGGTGGTGGAAGTGCATATCAGCAACGTGGACGCCCGCGAAGAGTTTCGCCACAAGTCCGTGACGGCGGCAGTCTGCAAGGGCAAGATCAGCGGCCTGGGTTTCGCAGGCTACCGCTTTGCGATGGAGTATTTGATTGAGGAGGTGGGACAGTGA
- a CDS encoding shikimate kinase, with amino-acid sequence MNPLSLIDRPVSWLALAGFMGTGKSRIGWELSRELSLHFVDTDKLISKVVGKTIPEVFAERGEGFFRACESEVVRRVTRLEHAVVSLGGGTFIHESNRRELLRRGPVVVLTASPETVYARTKNSDRPLLHVPDPLTRITELMHEREGAYQQGTIHVHSDGRPSEEIVAEIVEHLWEWQEAQQVARQDAEDERVALELMEVERACD; translated from the coding sequence ATGAATCCGCTCAGCCTGATTGATCGCCCTGTGAGCTGGCTGGCGCTCGCAGGCTTTATGGGCACGGGCAAGAGCCGCATCGGCTGGGAACTCTCACGAGAACTCTCGCTGCATTTCGTGGACACCGACAAGCTGATCTCGAAAGTGGTCGGCAAGACCATTCCCGAGGTGTTCGCCGAGCGCGGCGAGGGCTTTTTCCGCGCCTGCGAATCGGAGGTGGTGCGCCGCGTGACCCGTCTGGAACACGCTGTGGTCAGCCTGGGCGGCGGCACCTTCATTCATGAGAGCAACCGCCGCGAGTTGCTGCGCCGAGGCCCGGTGGTGGTCCTGACCGCCTCGCCCGAAACTGTCTACGCCCGCACCAAGAACAGTGACCGCCCCCTGCTGCATGTGCCTGATCCGCTGACCCGCATCACGGAACTGATGCACGAGCGTGAGGGCGCGTACCAGCAGGGCACCATTCACGTCCACAGTGATGGGCGGCCCTCCGAGGAGATCGTGGCCGAGATCGTGGAGCACCTGTGGGAGTGGCAGGAGGCCCAGCAAGTCGCCCGCCAGGACGCCGAGGACGAACGCGTGGCCCTGGAATTGATGGAGGTGGAGCGTGCCTGCGACTGA
- a CDS encoding cation:proton antiporter: MSPDALSSSELFGVFMVLISALSYLNSRFWKLSPTIAMLIGGLVIAGAVALSDSLGWPAGGRIRELVQSIPFGTLVFDWLLSFLLFSSAVQIDVKLLFRKRLAVISMTLITTLITMLLLGAGFYGLLHWAGLPITWPLALLFGAIIAPTDPVAVLPILQAAHVPKTTETLIAGESLFNDGVGVVAFTVLVAAALPAAGEVAQNVTALSTTILFLREMLGGLLAGALLGFVAILLIRNVPRDENTRLTISLAMVVGGNALAQWLGISAPVTVAASGLMLSALLQLWRRRAKQSGWLGNLSGDERRQLEDSQTRLSGFWQFIDYLLNAALFTVMAFEVLSLKLNTMLLLLAPVVIGLNLLARALGVWIPVTLLKRREHFPPYTRRVMIWAGLRGGVTLALAFNLPDNPLRGTFLVMSYAVVVFSMLVQGLTLPGLARKLNTAARIADEPGAGPHLT; this comes from the coding sequence ATGTCACCTGATGCCCTGTCCTCCAGCGAACTGTTTGGCGTCTTCATGGTGCTGATCTCGGCGCTCTCGTATCTCAACAGCCGCTTCTGGAAGCTCTCACCCACCATCGCCATGCTGATCGGCGGCCTGGTGATCGCGGGCGCGGTGGCGCTTTCTGACTCGCTCGGCTGGCCCGCTGGGGGCCGTATCCGTGAGCTGGTCCAGTCCATTCCGTTCGGCACGCTGGTCTTCGACTGGCTGCTGAGTTTCCTGCTGTTTTCCAGCGCCGTACAAATTGACGTCAAGCTGCTGTTTCGCAAGCGGCTGGCCGTTATCTCCATGACGCTGATCACGACCCTGATCACCATGCTGCTGCTCGGAGCGGGCTTTTACGGGCTGCTGCACTGGGCCGGGCTGCCGATCACCTGGCCGCTGGCGCTGCTGTTCGGGGCCATCATTGCGCCCACCGACCCGGTGGCGGTGCTGCCGATCTTGCAGGCGGCCCACGTGCCCAAAACCACTGAAACCCTGATCGCCGGGGAGAGCCTGTTCAACGACGGGGTGGGCGTGGTGGCCTTCACGGTGCTGGTGGCCGCCGCCCTGCCCGCCGCCGGGGAAGTGGCCCAGAACGTCACGGCGCTCAGCACCACCATTCTCTTCTTGCGCGAGATGCTCGGCGGGCTGCTGGCGGGAGCGCTGCTGGGGTTTGTGGCTATTTTGCTGATCCGGAACGTGCCGCGCGACGAGAACACCCGCCTGACCATCTCGCTGGCGATGGTGGTGGGCGGCAACGCGCTGGCGCAGTGGCTGGGCATCAGCGCCCCGGTGACGGTGGCGGCCAGCGGGCTGATGCTCTCGGCACTGCTGCAACTGTGGCGGCGGCGAGCCAAACAGAGCGGCTGGCTGGGCAATTTGTCCGGCGATGAGCGCCGCCAGCTGGAAGATAGCCAGACGCGGCTTTCCGGCTTTTGGCAGTTCATTGATTACCTGCTCAACGCAGCTCTTTTTACCGTGATGGCCTTCGAGGTGCTGAGCCTCAAGCTCAATACGATGCTGCTGCTGCTGGCCCCGGTGGTGATCGGGCTGAACCTGCTGGCGCGGGCGCTGGGCGTATGGATTCCGGTCACGCTGCTCAAGCGGCGCGAGCACTTCCCCCCCTACACCCGGCGGGTGATGATCTGGGCGGGCCTGCGCGGCGGCGTCACCCTGGCGCTGGCCTTTAACCTGCCGGACAACCCGCTGCGCGGCACCTTTCTGGTCATGAGCTACGCGGTGGTGGTCTTCAGCATGCTGGTGCAGGGCCTGACGCTGCCGGGGCTGGCCCGCAAGCTCAACACGGCGGCCCGGATTGCCGATGAGCCGGGGGCCGGGCCACATCTGACATAA
- the thrS gene encoding threonine--tRNA ligase, which yields MHVFLPDGKQLDLPEHATALDAAKAIGPRLAQDALAATANGVLTDLVTPLPEGAEISLITKKNPGQAQSVFRHSLAHAMSQAVGEYYERKGHPKEAVKRGVGPSIENGFYQDFDLPEPLKEEDLPEIEAIMREIIGRNLEITRADVGKAAALEQFSYDPYKVELISELPEGEPITFYTQGDYVDLCRGPHFPNTGKLPAAFKLTSTSGAYWRGSEKNPILQRVYGVAFATQKELDEYLERLEEAKKRDHRKLGRELELFTIDPLVGKGLPLWLPNGTVLREELTRFLREQQFQRGYQGVITPNIGNLELYKTSGHYQNYSDSNFSPITVDDEQYMLKPMNCPHHVRIYAAKPRSYRDLPVRLAEFGTVYRYEQSGELNGLTRVRGFTQDDAHIFCRPDQLKKEFLDVLDLTVLVLRTFGMNDVRFRVGTRDPEGDKYVGSDENWNAAEDQIIQAVGEVGLPYSIEPGDAAFYGPKLDFVVRDVIGREWQLGTIQVDYNLPERFDINYTGEDGQEHRPVMIHRAPFGSLERFVGILIEHYGGDFPLWLAPRQIAIIPIADRHNTYAEELRAELHAAGLRAEVDDSSNRMNAKVRQAELSKIPVMLIVGDKEQEERAVSVRERTPEGHKERKGVGFGDLKAELLERYQTRA from the coding sequence ATGCACGTTTTTTTGCCCGACGGTAAGCAATTAGACCTTCCCGAACACGCCACCGCTCTCGACGCCGCCAAAGCCATTGGCCCGCGCCTGGCACAGGACGCCCTGGCCGCCACCGCCAACGGCGTGTTGACCGACCTGGTCACGCCGCTGCCCGAAGGTGCGGAGATCAGCCTGATTACCAAGAAAAATCCTGGGCAGGCCCAGAGTGTGTTCCGGCACTCACTGGCCCACGCCATGAGTCAGGCAGTGGGCGAATACTACGAGCGCAAGGGCCATCCTAAAGAGGCCGTCAAGCGCGGGGTGGGGCCGAGCATCGAGAACGGCTTCTATCAGGACTTTGATTTGCCTGAACCTCTCAAGGAAGAAGACCTGCCGGAAATTGAAGCCATCATGCGCGAGATCATCGGACGCAATCTGGAGATCACGCGGGCCGATGTGGGCAAGGCGGCGGCACTGGAGCAGTTCAGCTACGACCCCTATAAAGTGGAACTGATCTCGGAATTGCCCGAGGGCGAGCCAATCACCTTCTACACTCAGGGCGACTACGTTGATTTGTGCCGAGGGCCGCACTTCCCCAACACCGGCAAACTGCCCGCCGCCTTCAAGCTGACCAGCACTTCGGGCGCTTACTGGCGCGGCAGCGAGAAGAACCCGATCTTGCAGCGCGTCTACGGCGTGGCCTTCGCAACGCAAAAAGAGCTGGACGAGTATCTGGAGCGCCTGGAGGAAGCCAAGAAGCGTGACCATCGCAAACTGGGCCGCGAGTTGGAGCTGTTCACCATCGATCCACTGGTGGGCAAGGGCCTCCCGCTGTGGCTGCCCAACGGCACGGTGCTGCGCGAGGAGCTGACCCGCTTTCTGCGCGAACAGCAGTTTCAGCGTGGGTATCAAGGCGTCATTACCCCGAACATCGGCAATCTGGAACTGTACAAAACGTCCGGTCACTACCAGAACTACAGCGACTCCAACTTTTCGCCGATCACGGTGGACGACGAGCAGTACATGCTCAAGCCGATGAACTGCCCGCACCACGTCCGCATCTACGCCGCCAAACCGCGCAGCTACCGCGACCTTCCGGTGCGACTGGCCGAGTTCGGCACGGTGTACCGCTACGAGCAGTCCGGCGAACTCAACGGCCTGACGCGGGTGCGCGGCTTTACCCAGGACGACGCCCATATCTTTTGCCGCCCCGACCAGCTCAAGAAAGAGTTTCTGGACGTGCTGGACCTGACGGTGCTGGTGCTGCGGACCTTCGGCATGAACGACGTGCGCTTCCGGGTGGGCACCCGCGACCCCGAGGGCGACAAGTACGTGGGCAGCGACGAGAACTGGAATGCCGCCGAGGACCAGATCATTCAGGCGGTGGGCGAGGTGGGTCTGCCCTACAGCATCGAGCCGGGAGACGCCGCCTTCTACGGCCCCAAGCTCGACTTCGTGGTCCGTGACGTGATCGGGCGCGAGTGGCAGCTCGGCACCATTCAGGTGGACTACAACCTGCCGGAGAGATTCGACATCAATTACACCGGTGAGGACGGTCAGGAACACCGCCCGGTGATGATTCACCGCGCTCCCTTCGGCTCGCTGGAACGCTTCGTGGGCATCTTGATCGAGCATTACGGCGGCGACTTTCCGCTGTGGCTGGCCCCGCGCCAGATCGCCATCATTCCGATTGCGGATCGGCACAACACCTACGCCGAAGAACTCCGCGCCGAGTTGCACGCGGCGGGCTTGCGGGCCGAGGTGGACGACTCCAGCAACCGGATGAACGCCAAAGTGCGGCAGGCCGAACTCAGCAAGATTCCGGTGATGCTGATCGTGGGCGACAAGGAGCAGGAAGAGCGGGCCGTCAGCGTGCGTGAGCGCACCCCCGAGGGCCACAAGGAGCGCAAGGGCGTGGGCTTCGGCGACCTCAAGGCTGAGCTGCTGGAGCGTTACCAGACGCGAGCGTAA
- a CDS encoding alpha/beta hydrolase, with protein MSWEPYAALPDSTVTGTLLQWEGVGDANHAPRTILAWLPPSYAAQPDRRYPVVYLHDGQNVFDAATSYNISEWGADETLTELAAEGLEAIAIAIPNANEQRYHEYSPVRHPGFPPEVAGGGGGDDYLAFLIDTVKPLADEHLRTLPDAAHTTLLGSSMGGLISLHALLTRPKVFGSAGVMSPAFWACAGEAFERVRNSPGVAGKIWLDIGGKEGTDHPEQEQAYWDDAHAMRDLLLEKGMGERLRFQADPEGIHRETAWKVRLPGALRFLLSGG; from the coding sequence GTGAGCTGGGAACCGTATGCCGCTTTGCCAGACAGCACCGTGACAGGCACTTTGCTTCAGTGGGAGGGCGTGGGTGACGCCAACCACGCGCCGCGCACCATCCTGGCCTGGCTGCCGCCATCGTATGCAGCGCAGCCGGACAGGCGTTACCCGGTGGTTTACCTTCATGACGGCCAGAACGTCTTTGACGCCGCCACCAGCTACAACATCAGCGAGTGGGGGGCCGACGAGACATTGACCGAACTGGCGGCGGAAGGCCTGGAAGCCATCGCCATCGCCATTCCCAACGCCAACGAGCAGCGCTACCACGAGTACAGTCCGGTGCGTCATCCCGGATTTCCGCCAGAAGTCGCGGGCGGCGGGGGCGGCGACGATTACCTCGCCTTCCTGATCGATACCGTCAAGCCGCTGGCCGACGAACATCTGCGGACCCTGCCGGACGCGGCCCACACCACCTTGCTCGGCTCCAGCATGGGCGGTCTGATCAGCCTTCACGCCCTGTTGACGCGTCCGAAGGTATTCGGCAGCGCGGGCGTGATGAGTCCGGCATTCTGGGCCTGCGCGGGCGAAGCGTTTGAACGGGTGCGGAACAGTCCGGGGGTTGCGGGCAAGATCTGGTTGGACATCGGCGGCAAGGAAGGCACCGATCACCCGGAGCAGGAGCAGGCTTACTGGGACGACGCCCACGCCATGCGCGACCTGCTGCTGGAAAAGGGCATGGGCGAACGCCTACGCTTTCAGGCCGACCCTGAAGGCATTCACCGCGAGACGGCCTGGAAGGTGCGGCTGCCGGGGGCACTCAGGTTCTTGCTAAGCGGTGGGTAA
- the aroB gene encoding 3-dehydroquinate synthase, which translates to MLKIEVGGAPSYIVEVGSGLLTRLSVPHKQVALVYPADLPPSFVAQVQAALSPAVTVEVPARDGCKTLSVLEGVLSKLAQVNLTRDSAVVGLGGGAVTDLAGFAAASYLRGVAYYPVPTTLLGMVDAAVGGKTGVNLPEGKNLVGAFWPPRHVWVDVDTLATLPPATFREGAAEAYKHGLIANPSLLARVLSPDFVPGHPSLPQTVADAIAVKAGVVTRDLTEQNERAYLNFGHTLAHALEAVTHQAVPHGEAVGYGMHYAALLSRELGGQDLTDHTRAFLKYQQPKALPPLTFEDVQPYMARDKKADAEGVRFVLLHDLARPYLARVPEEVLRRAFEMWRKEVGPITSPIHPT; encoded by the coding sequence GTGCTGAAAATAGAGGTCGGCGGCGCGCCATCCTATATCGTGGAGGTCGGGAGCGGTCTGCTCACCCGCCTCAGCGTGCCGCATAAGCAGGTGGCACTCGTTTATCCGGCTGACTTGCCCCCGTCCTTTGTGGCGCAGGTTCAGGCCGCCCTCTCCCCTGCCGTGACGGTGGAGGTGCCCGCCCGCGACGGGTGCAAAACGCTGAGCGTGCTCGAAGGCGTGCTGTCCAAACTGGCCCAGGTCAATCTGACCCGTGACAGCGCGGTGGTGGGCCTGGGCGGCGGGGCCGTCACCGATCTGGCGGGCTTCGCGGCGGCGAGTTACCTGCGCGGCGTGGCTTACTACCCGGTGCCGACCACGCTGCTGGGGATGGTGGACGCGGCAGTGGGCGGCAAGACCGGCGTGAATTTACCGGAAGGCAAGAATCTGGTCGGCGCATTCTGGCCGCCCCGACATGTCTGGGTGGACGTGGACACACTCGCCACGCTGCCGCCCGCCACCTTCCGCGAGGGCGCTGCCGAAGCGTATAAGCACGGCCTGATCGCCAATCCCAGCTTGCTGGCGCGGGTGCTCTCGCCCGACTTCGTGCCGGGCCACCCCAGCTTGCCGCAAACCGTCGCCGACGCGATTGCCGTCAAGGCTGGGGTCGTCACCCGCGATCTGACCGAGCAGAATGAAAGGGCTTACCTCAACTTCGGGCATACGCTGGCGCACGCGCTGGAAGCCGTGACCCATCAGGCGGTGCCGCACGGCGAGGCGGTGGGCTACGGAATGCACTACGCCGCCCTGCTATCACGCGAGTTGGGCGGGCAGGATTTGACCGACCACACGCGGGCCTTTTTGAAATATCAGCAGCCCAAAGCTTTGCCGCCGCTGACTTTTGAAGACGTCCAGCCCTACATGGCCCGCGACAAGAAGGCCGACGCCGAAGGTGTGCGCTTTGTGCTGCTGCATGATCTGGCACGGCCTTACCTGGCAAGAGTGCCAGAAGAAGTGCTGCGCAGAGCGTTTGAGATGTGGAGAAAAGAAGTGGGGCCAATCACTTCGCCCATTCACCCGACTTAG
- a CDS encoding branched-chain amino acid ABC transporter substrate-binding protein: MSRPRLALSRAALPLAVLTLSLLGTFASAAPLKIASVSPLSGGLIGSGTELKRGVELSVESHLQEFKALGYELSLVSFDDQGSPVAAKPLAQTIASDSSILGVVGAYNSSVSNVLGEAFAPSKLAIVTISTNDKLTKNGWLNFNRVVAPDGAQSVAAASALIERQPGSIYVISDNTTYGNGLTKSLVQRLSGSSVKVAWYGGVSSDSEIARVVQRAKVSGVGTVYFGGTDDVGGRLVNAFSAAKLKIGVMGSDGIDSPNFIRQVSGRAANISYTTVFGPLSLFSNSGDFSARYQERYKTPASGVAAYAYDATEALLGGLRAAVISAKGVPSRVQVSSAVRNVSLPACFDVEKSACKTISGAISFSGTGERQKSTVLVMKYDDMLQTKMTKIAAVNASDLK; the protein is encoded by the coding sequence ATGTCCAGGCCCCGCCTTGCCCTGTCCCGCGCTGCACTGCCGCTGGCTGTCCTCACCCTGAGTCTGTTGGGCACCTTTGCCAGCGCCGCGCCGCTCAAGATCGCCTCAGTCAGTCCTCTCAGCGGCGGCCTGATTGGCAGCGGCACCGAACTCAAGCGCGGTGTGGAACTCTCGGTGGAAAGCCATCTCCAGGAGTTCAAGGCCCTCGGCTACGAGCTGAGCCTCGTCTCGTTCGATGACCAGGGTTCGCCTGTCGCCGCCAAACCGTTGGCCCAGACCATCGCCAGCGATTCCAGCATCCTCGGTGTGGTCGGTGCTTACAACTCCAGCGTCTCCAATGTCCTGGGCGAGGCTTTCGCGCCCAGCAAACTGGCCATCGTCACCATCAGCACCAACGACAAATTGACCAAAAACGGCTGGCTGAACTTCAACCGGGTGGTGGCTCCTGACGGCGCGCAGAGCGTCGCGGCAGCCAGCGCCCTGATCGAGCGGCAACCAGGGTCCATCTACGTCATCTCCGACAACACCACCTATGGCAACGGCCTGACCAAGAGTCTGGTGCAGCGGCTCAGCGGCAGCAGCGTCAAGGTGGCTTGGTACGGCGGCGTCAGCAGCGACAGCGAGATTGCCAGGGTCGTCCAGCGGGCCAAGGTCAGTGGCGTGGGCACTGTCTACTTTGGCGGCACCGATGATGTGGGTGGGCGGCTGGTGAACGCCTTCAGCGCGGCCAAGCTCAAAATTGGCGTGATGGGCAGTGACGGCATCGATTCGCCCAACTTCATCCGGCAGGTCTCAGGTCGGGCCGCCAACATCTCCTATACCACGGTCTTCGGACCGCTGTCACTGTTTTCCAACAGCGGAGACTTCAGCGCCCGCTACCAGGAGCGCTACAAGACCCCAGCGAGCGGCGTGGCCGCTTATGCCTACGATGCTACCGAAGCACTGCTTGGGGGGCTGAGGGCGGCAGTCATCAGCGCCAAGGGCGTCCCGAGCCGTGTACAGGTGAGCAGCGCCGTGCGGAACGTCAGTCTCCCGGCCTGCTTTGATGTGGAAAAGAGCGCTTGTAAAACCATCAGTGGGGCGATCTCGTTTAGCGGCACCGGTGAGCGGCAGAAATCGACGGTGCTGGTGATGAAGTACGACGACATGTTGCAAACGAAGATGACCAAGATTGCCGCAGTGAACGCCAGCGACCTGAAGTAA